A segment of the Candidatus Rokuibacteriota bacterium genome:
CGTCGTCCTCGACGATGTGGGCTTCGCCGATCTCGGCTGCTACGGCTCGGAGATCGAGACGCGGAACGCGGACCGGCTCGCGGCCGACGGCCTCCGCTACAACAACTTCCACGTGACGTCCATGTGCTCACCCACCCGGGCGTGCCTCCTGACGGGACGCAACGCCCACACGGTCGGGGTGGGGGCTATCGCCGAATGGTCCACCGGGTTCCCAGGGTACCGTGGTGGACCGTGCGTGTGACGCTCCTGGGAACCGGTTTCCCGCGGCCCAACCCGAGACGTCGCGGGCCGAGCCAGCTCTTCGACGTCGGGAGCGAGCGCTTTCT
Coding sequences within it:
- a CDS encoding sulfatase-like hydrolase/transferase; translated protein: MSNTDSGFRGVIGRTYRESTPWWPERPRPPQGAPNVLFVVLDDVGFADLGCYGSEIETRNADRLAADGLRYNNFHVTSMCSPTRACLLTGRNAHTVGVGAIAEWSTGFPGYRGGPCV